The sequence below is a genomic window from Stigmatopora nigra isolate UIUO_SnigA chromosome 4, RoL_Snig_1.1, whole genome shotgun sequence.
aataaatcatatttacaCTACTATGGAGGGCAACAGGCAGTTTCAAACagaaatcatgtaaaaaaaatcagatgcaGACATGACATTGCACACTTCCTCAAAGTTTACCACCTGCGTTGGATGCCATGTTGCCATGTGCATCGcgaaaaaatattattctgaCTTTTTGTGTATCTGCATGTGTCTAATCATATTGGACCTCTGAGCAAAGTTTCCCCCGCAAACTGCACAGCTGAATGGTTTCTCTCCTGTGTGGACTCGCATGTGTTTGGCAAGACTTTCTTTCCTAGAAAAGGCTGCTCGGCAAAAAGAGCAACCAAAAGGTTTTTCTCCTGTGTGAGTCCTCATGTGCTTCTTCAAACTTTGTTTAACGGAGAAAGTTGTGCCGCAAACCATGCAACGAAAAGGCTTTTCTCCCGTGTGTGTTCTCATGTGTAATTCCACATGTTCCTTTCGAGAGAATGTTTTTCCGCAAACTGAGCAACAAAAGGATTTTTCTCCCGTGTGTGTTCTGATGTGTCTCATCCAGTGAGACTTACAAGTAAAACCTTTCCCGCAAACTGAGCAGCGAAAATGTTCTTTAAGCGTGGGACctttcttgtgtttttgagaCGTTTTCTTTTTGAGGGCCCCTTTTGTCGGCCCGTCTTTTGTAGATTTGTCCTCACCATCACAGTCCCCATCACTCATGTAAGGTTCTTCGGTGTTGTCGCCATCGGATAGCGGCGCTAAGAAGTTGTCTCGTCGTGCATCTCCCCTCGGACTGCCGTGATCCACCCGCGACCAATTGATCACTTTGTCTTGGTTGTACTTGCTCTTCACTGAGACGCCTGACTGTGGACACATACCGACGTTTGTCTCCTCTTGTGTTTCAAAGATAGGGTGCTTCAGATCTTCCAGCTCAAAATCAGACCCGCCCCACAGCTGCTGAGAGGAAATTCGTTCGGGATGAGCGATGAGCTTCTGCAATACTGGAAGAAACACAAACAGTTCAGATCACGCAAGTCAAGCATGATATCAAGTCAGTGTTGTTCATTCAACTGTTTGTCATTACCTTCACAGTCTGTGTCAGTCCTCAAAGGTTCTTCTGTGCCTTCACTGTGTGGCAGCTTTGGCAAGAGGTTATCTGGTGGTGGTCCAAAGACGTCTCCGTTTGGACTCTGCCGATTAGGCCGCGACGACTCTGGAGGTTCGTGTTGCTTAACTTTACTCTGCGTGGAGAAACCATTCAGCTGCAAGTCGCAGACCCCAGCCTCCTGGGCTTCCTCTTTAACATGCAGGGTTTTGGGATGCTCCGGCTTCAAAGATGGGCTACTCCACTGTTGCGGAGGGGAAAGATCTtcctggcgaccaatcatctgCTCAACGTCTGGAGTTAGAAAACAGAGTTTAGTTCATGTGCAGAAAACCAGATGGTGAGTCACATGTacttatattcattcatttaatgaaacaaattttgcacaacaaagaaaaaatatctatcGAAAATATATTCCCCAAATTTTCATTATGATTACAAAATAGACTCCACGTGACGATAGAGCGGCATTCCTATTGGCTGATGGGAACAGTCAAAAATGGCTGCTGTCTGTTTGTTATCATCTCCAGTGCTCATGAACTATGAAATAAATATCGAAAATAAAGAATTGTGCAGTCACACATCCAAGCATTAGGCATGCGTCGATGTAAATCCCCTTTCGTGACCTAAATGAAACCCATTAACCATAAAAGGATACCCTACTTGTTCGgaattgccttttttaaatgaagagaCCATTTGTGTAAAGTCGAAGCTGTTTTACGATAACTCCTTTGTGGCAATTGTTTAGCAAAGCTACCTTCGACACGAATGACAACTTCAGTCTTGCAAACAGCTTCGAGTTGCCGTCTTTGTCGCTCGCTCTCCTCTCTCGCACGAGAAAGTTGCTCTTCATACGACGCTATCGTTCCAGCAAACAGTCCAAAAATTTCATCCGCAGCCGCAACGAGTCGTTCCCTTACCAACTCTTTCAACATTTTGACTTCGtgagcagttaaaaaaaacacacaagagaGCAAATTGACAGCCCTGTgtccaaaaatgtaatgtacCGCTATGCTACGGTAACTGCGGTCGTTGTTGCATCGCTTTCTTGAGGAACATTGTTGCCATCTACTGTGCTGGAGTGTGGGTCGCTTCATTTGAGGCACTAAGGAATTATTTTCGCCTATACGTTAATTTCGCAAGGGGAAAAATGACATGCCTTTTGTCCTCTTTTGAAGGTAAGACATGTTTCTTTTGCGTGACAGACCTTTCTTTTTGGAAACACATTTTCTCTCAATAGTTTTAGCACGAATTGAGCAATCTTTAGCTATTTCATACAGGAGAAAAACCGTTCACTTGCTCACTTTCCAAGAAGGCAGTCACTGTTAAGGAATCTTTGGATAAACACGGGGGAAAACCACAGTTGCAGTAGTTCTTAAACTCACAAAATAAGTTTGGTAAAACACGTGAGATCACAGTATTTGccacaaaacattcaaaaagcAATTTTGGTAAAATTCCTTTGTCATCCATCCCCACATGTTCCAAAATCTAGATCAATCCAATATACAGGCTCCATTGATTTTATTGCTGCGTGTCTCTTATTGCCCACGACGTAAGATGGCCGATAAATTACTACGGCTCATAGCACGCACTACGTAATCTCGATGTATATATATGATGTCTATCAAATTCGGGGCCATGATCCCCTCAGGGTGGATACAGTCGCCTTTCTGATATATAcgtttaaattataaaaaatgtgtGAGCAAATGGTAACGTATTTTCAGGATCAGTTACCAAAGAAAGACGCCGCCGAGGTGAGATGGTCACATGCAGTTAACAGCTCGATCAAACTGACGGATGCTCTTCAAGGTTGGATAACTGTTTGTTTACTAGCTGGGGAATAGTCATGAATGTAACCCTTTCATGGAAGATGGACATTCAAAAGTTGTCACTTAACACCTTTAAAACTTTAAAGAGCAAGTGACTAGTttttctcatctaatttttttttgagcaattaAGTTTAAAGTGCAACTGACTAGTTTTTCCTCATCTAAAAATTATTAGCAATTAACTTTAAAGTGCAAGTAACTAGTTtttctcatctatttttttagcatttaagTTTAAAGTGCAACTGACTAGTTTTTCCTCATCTAAAAATTATTAGCAATTAACTTTAAAGTGCAAGTAACTAGTTTTtctcatctaaaaatataatagcaattattattatttatttcatcattttggaAGTGGATAATGGATGTATGTATCCTAACACATTTCTTATTCATTAAGGGCCTACACATATGATTGAGGCTGACATCATCGTAAGAGGTCGTAACCCCAAGGAGCCAATCATGTGCCACCCACCTGACACTGACAGTGATATCACACTGAAGGAGTGGCTTGAAGCTGTCAAGTTGCATGACAAAGGCATCAAACTCGACTTCAAGAGGTGAGATGGAATCGGTtgattattatctttttttttaagtggtgaGAGTTGATTATTTTCCTAACAAACCCATTTCGATGCTCCATTGGAGCATGGAGGCGGTGTCTCTTTCTTTGTCCTTGCTGCAGAAAGGCCTGGCTCAGATGAGGTCTCCGGTGTGGATCAACGCTGATATCCTTCCAGGACCTGGAAATCAAGGAACACCGCTGGATCCACAGGCTTTCCTGTCTGTCGTCAGGAATCTTCCCAATAACGTTGTTCTTTCCCTCGGTTGGACCACACAGTGGACAGCGGGGACTGATAACCCAGGTGGGGACAAATGGATTATTGCTATTGTCTGACATCATAGATAGAATGCACATCTTCACAAATGTTCTTCTTTTTGGCTTTGTACTGATACcgtgttttttaaatgactatacCAAGCATATTTACATtagtaaaaatatcaaatacgCAATGGGCAAGAAATTCCAGCATTTAAATGTGACAACTTATTTTCCAGGTTACAGTTGGGAAATGGTACATAAGATGGAGGACTTATGTCGAGGACTGGAACATCTTATCACCTTCCCAGTACGGGCGGCCCTTTTGGCCCAGTCTGTCTCTGAGCTCACGTGGCTGCTGCAACAGTCAGACAGGTAAATGTTTGACACACACCTTCTCAGTTATGCTTTTTGCAATAGTTATTGGATTGGTACATAGCCTCAGATTTTGAGTATGTATTTTActgtgtattttcatatttctagATAGCTTAGTGAGCTAACCAAttaggaaaaaacaacaactttttttacaTAACTTTTGTAATGCATCTGTACAAAATGACACAAACTTATTCAGTACTGAACTAAATTAAGCGAAGGCCATTTTGACCACATGTAGCCTTGACAAATGTATCTAGTGAACATGGGGGAAAAACAAGGCAACATGTTCTTAGGCCCACTGACTGTGTGTGGGCGATTTAAACTGTACCTGCCATTGTGTTTGAGGTGAGTGCTGCAGCATAAAGTAGGAAAGGTGAATGCAGATAAGAGGGTGCGATGATTCATTCAATCAGTCACAGTGCAGAAAGAGCTTAGTTTCACCCAATGAAGCGTAATAGGAATTCACCTctgaaaatgaatatgaatgtatgtatgtacagtcCCTTcatatacattacattttgcTCTGTTGCTACCCATAATTATGTTGAATGCCAACACTATTATACAAAACTTCTGGCTATGACTAAAGCAACGGGGGCTTTACTGCGGACATATTTTTCGCAGTAAAACCCTGTTTTTCATCTTTAGTTGGCCCGACAAGAACACTATTTTTCAGGGAAAATACTGTTTGTGTGTCTTTAAAAATCCATTCTTTGGTGTGCATGCAGGTATTCTTTAACAGTGTGGACCAACAATAATGACAAATTCCAAGTAGAGGACTTGCTGCCTTACAGAACATGCTTTGATATCACCAGGATCTGCTATGACTTACCAGAAGCACTAAGGTCAGAGCttacaaatatttcaaaagatgATAAATCTAAAGTCCTTATTCCGGCAAAAATGGGAAACCTCAAATAAATGGTCAAATGTGGcatgatatttatttttaagacacTTTCTTGTATCGCAAGGTAATTTTATGCATGTGTAAATTTGACATAATTTTAGTTGGACATCTGAAATAAAATTGTCTATTCCAGTCTGGtgttatatagtatatatatatacttgaaGCTTTCACTTTAAAAAACCTTTGATGCAACTTGGCCATTTATAGGATTTCATCCTTGAAGCAAGAACTGGATGCACAAAAGAAAATCAGGTTGCCAGTAGCAACCCTTCCACTTAATTTCCAACATTCACTTCTTAACTGTGCAGTATTACATCACACTTTCATTTACACACTAGGCAATTTACACAATGCATTTTATTGTGAATTGAGCTGGAAAATGTACATTCTATGAATGAAACTTGGATACACTCATATGTACCACCATGTTTTCTTACTGCCCAAATCCATCAAGTCATGCTTGCATTGCCTTGGACTGAATTAACACATTCTTAAATGAAGAccgaagtttttttttaattttttacatcaTTATTTTCAAATGAGCAATTGGTGTGTAATTAGTCTCATGTTACAATTACAATTACAACATGGTAGCATTTGATGGCAAATAGTTACAGTTTAAACACAATAAACATGAGCTTTAATCATTAAAAAGTATACAATAGTATATATTTGACATACATTACCCTCAGTTTGAGATTTCTTCTTGCTTTTGCAACTTTTAAGACTATCATAAAATGAGTAAGTCATAagccaaaaaaggaaaaatcaatcaaaagtcaATTTTTCTTCAAAGTCAGACAACTGCTTAATCTGTTCAATTTGCATGGAATGACGCCTCCACAGCATTTTACTAGTACTATCTCTTGGAAAAAGACAGGGCAGACTGGGCAGAATAGGTTTAGAGCCTTTAAAAAGAATATTGGGTGTTTTTCCACTGCACAGAGGAACAGAGTTGGCCCCAATGTCTGGAATGGGAGCATGCGGGTTGAGGGAGGGGAGATATCCAGGTCGAGTAGAGGAGATGTGATCCTGGAGGAGGGGTCCTGACCCTCTTCGATCTAATCCAACAACACCTCGTCTCTGGGAAAGACTACCCATGGACTCTCTGGAGCCTGAAACGTTAGAGGACTTGCTGTTTGTCAGCTTGGGCCTGTCCACTCCTTTTTTCAGACAGTTTGAGTCTTTACCACCAAATTGTGGTAATTGAGAGTCTGAACTGTAATGTTCAACGCCAATGCTGCGCCgatggatgacatttttcagACTGGAAACGTTTAACTGTCCGTCTGATGCATCGCTATTGGCAGGGCCGCTTTCATGGGCCAATGGGAGATTG
It includes:
- the LOC144195213 gene encoding uncharacterized protein LOC144195213, with the translated sequence MLKELVRERLVAAADEIFGLFAGTIASYEEQLSRAREESERQRRQLEAVCKTEVVIRVEDVEQMIGRQEDLSPPQQWSSPSLKPEHPKTLHVKEEAQEAGVCDLQLNGFSTQSKVKQHEPPESSRPNRQSPNGDVFGPPPDNLLPKLPHSEGTEEPLRTDTDCEVLQKLIAHPERISSQQLWGGSDFELEDLKHPIFETQEETNVGMCPQSGVSVKSKYNQDKVINWSRVDHGSPRGDARRDNFLAPLSDGDNTEEPYMSDGDCDGEDKSTKDGPTKGALKKKTSQKHKKGPTLKEHFRCSVCGKGFTCKSHWMRHIRTHTGEKSFCCSVCGKTFSRKEHVELHMRTHTGEKPFRCMVCGTTFSVKQSLKKHMRTHTGEKPFGCSFCRAAFSRKESLAKHMRVHTGEKPFSCAVCGGNFAQRSNMIRHMQIHKKHPDWSPGRSYLSIRCPCIGVSVCVEDRSFIIAITDTMEDRLWTNVHCEDFKQLNGGRGENPSEPQWRSPTPQHPHVKEEETDCQTPRVKEEEEETDVSELPVTIVPVKKQDDDPPDCSQLHHPRLSADHHERTPPDNLSAPLSDNDEANNKWVEKQSKISEKEPTLHKKMSQKRPKRVTCSVCGKTFATKQTLITHTRTHTGEKPFGCTFCGKEFSQKGPMLRHMRVHTGEKPFSCSVCRKTFSQKGSIELHMRTHTGEKPFGCSACGKTFSQKENMVTHMRKHTGEKPFCCSDCGKTFSRKEHVTTHMRTHAGGIPFSCPVCGETYGHRASLTEHMKNHNTESQ
- the LOC144196056 gene encoding protein FAM151B-like isoform X2; its protein translation is MTCLLSSFEGPTHMIEADIIVRGRNPKEPIMCHPPDTDSDITLKEWLEAVKLHDKGIKLDFKSMEAVSLSLSLLQKGLAQMRSPVWINADILPGPGNQGTPLDPQAFLSVVRNLPNNVVLSLGWTTQWTAGTDNPGYSWEMVHKMEDLCRGLEHLITFPVRAALLAQSVSELTWLLQQSDRYSLTVWTNNNDKFQVEDLLPYRTCFDITRICYDLPEALRISSLKQELDAQKKIRLPVATLPLNFQHSLLNCAVLHHTFIYTLGNLHNAFYCELSWKMYIL
- the LOC144196056 gene encoding protein FAM151B-like isoform X1, whose protein sequence is MCEQMVTYFQDQLPKKDAAEVRWSHAVNSSIKLTDALQGPTHMIEADIIVRGRNPKEPIMCHPPDTDSDITLKEWLEAVKLHDKGIKLDFKSMEAVSLSLSLLQKGLAQMRSPVWINADILPGPGNQGTPLDPQAFLSVVRNLPNNVVLSLGWTTQWTAGTDNPGYSWEMVHKMEDLCRGLEHLITFPVRAALLAQSVSELTWLLQQSDRYSLTVWTNNNDKFQVEDLLPYRTCFDITRICYDLPEALRISSLKQELDAQKKIRLPVATLPLNFQHSLLNCAVLHHTFIYTLGNLHNAFYCELSWKMYIL
- the LOC144196056 gene encoding protein FAM151B-like isoform X3, with product MCEQMVTYFQDQLPKKDAAEVRWSHAVNSSIKLTDALQGPTHMIEADIIVRGRNPKEPIMCHPPDTDSDITLKEWLEAVKLHDKGIKLDFKSMEAVSLSLSLLQKGLAQMRSPVWINADILPGPGNQGTPLDPQAFLSVVRNLPNNVVLSLGWTTQWTAGTDNPGYSWEMVHKMEDLCRGLEHLITFPVRAALLAQSVSELTWLLQQSDRYSLTVWTNNNDKFQVEDLLPYRTCFDITRICYDLPEALRSELTNISKDDKSKVLIPAKMGNLK
- the LOC144196056 gene encoding protein FAM151B-like isoform X4, producing MIEADIIVRGRNPKEPIMCHPPDTDSDITLKEWLEAVKLHDKGIKLDFKSMEAVSLSLSLLQKGLAQMRSPVWINADILPGPGNQGTPLDPQAFLSVVRNLPNNVVLSLGWTTQWTAGTDNPGYSWEMVHKMEDLCRGLEHLITFPVRAALLAQSVSELTWLLQQSDRYSLTVWTNNNDKFQVEDLLPYRTCFDITRICYDLPEALRISSLKQELDAQKKIRLPVATLPLNFQHSLLNCAVLHHTFIYTLGNLHNAFYCELSWKMYIL